The following coding sequences lie in one Oryctolagus cuniculus chromosome 7, mOryCun1.1, whole genome shotgun sequence genomic window:
- the STYXL2 gene encoding serine/threonine/tyrosine-interacting-like protein 2: MATQGDPEDEQVVPSEEDEADVRTVQARYLRSPSPSQRSMVSDAETESIFMEPIHLSSAVAAKQIINEEFKPRGLRAEAECPGMLESAEQLLVEDLYNRVREKMDDTSLYNTPCVMDLQRALLQDRQEAPRNEVDEVWPNIFIAEKSVAVNKGRLKRLGITHILNAAHGTGVYTGPDFYTGLEIQYLGVEVDDFPEVDISQHFRKAAEFLDEALLTYRGKVLVSSEMGVSRSAVLVVAYLMIFHNMAILEALLTLRRKRPICPNEGFLKQLRELNEKLMEERDEDEADADADADSDGAAGSTLGARVQALTVEEDDDITSLLSGSSLGKASRASKPPTLIDEEEEEKLYEAWKRGQGLGTGQGPQGGDGRCSASAGQGGAQPEDGDAEDEDVERLIQEWQSRNERYQAQGHRRWGREEEEEEEESEAGSSVGRRRRHTLSESSTFESLSSRDVRILKQQLQRGRQSPGPRRRSDSVSTDSTWDVWNERLQEIEREASRSYHCRSKREQVEAGSRAREDDEESVSSEASSFYNFCSRNKDKLTALERWKIKRIQFGFHKKDSEAGDSSSEQGAVDAEGARKPADVSLSAYQAWKLKHQKQVGSENKEEVLELSKGEDAVLAKKRQRRLELLERSRQTLEESQSLGGWEAESSAASGSIPLSAFWSAAPSVSADGDTASVLSSQSLRSHLSQASNPTTPLPTLPVGPGDTISIASIQNWIANVVSETLAQKQNEMLLLSRPPSVASFKAAAPAASCLGDDQVSMLSGQSSSSLGACLPPQSQARPSSDTQSVLSSSTALGSRAEGTGGRVRGTSKPIYSLFADNVDLKELGRKEREMQAQLSEKMSEYKVEKLASDNKRSSLFKKKKVKAEEDDVLGDRDEDTDSAIGSFRYSSRSNSQKPETDASSSLAVSNHYENSSRAGREMDSSISRWLSGLGTEEKSPPQSDWSGSSRGKYTRSSLFRETESKSSSYKFSKSQSQEQDTTSYHEANGSSVRSSSRFSASSTKEGRETHKFSRSTFSETSSSREASPEPYFFRRTPEPPEGAESPELPRPSWARPRDWEDVEESSKSDFSEFGAKRKFTQSFMRSDEEGEKEKTENREEGRFASGRRSQYRRSTDREEEEEMDDEAIIAAWRRRQEETRTKLQRRRED, encoded by the exons GCGCTCGATGGTCTCCgacgcagagacagagagcatttTCATGGAGCCCATTCACCTCTCCTCTGCTGTGGCTGCCAAACAGATCATCAACGAAG AATTCAAGCCTCGGGGGCTGAGAGCAGAGGCGGAATGCCCGGGCATGCTGGAGTCGGCAGAGCAGCTGCTGGTGGAGGACCTGTACAACCGCGTCAGGGAGAAGATGGACGACACCAGCCTGTACAACACCCCCTGCGTCATGGACCTGCAGCGGGCCCTGCTCCAGGACCGCCAAGAGGCCCCCCGGAATGAGGTGGATGAGGTCTGGCCCAATATCTTCATTGCTGAGAA GAGCGTGGCTGTGAACAAGGGGAGGCTGAAACGCCTGGGAATTACCCACATCCTGAATGCCGCGCATGGCACAGGCGTCTACACTGGCCCTGACTTCTACACTGGCCTGGAGATCCAGtacctgggggtggaggtggatgACTTCCCGGAGGTGGACATCTCCCAGCACTTCCGGAAGGCGGCCGAGTTCCTGGATGAAGCACTGCTGACCTATAGAG GGAAGGTCCTGGTCAGCAGTGAGATGGGCGTCAGCCGCTCGGCGGTGCTGGTGGTGGCCTACCTGATGATCTTCCACAACATGGCCATCCTGGAGGCCCTGCTCACCCTGCGCCGGAAGCGGCCCATCTGCCCCAACGAAGGCTTCCTGAAGCAGCTGCGCGAGCTCAACGAGAAGCTCATGGAGGAGCGGGACGAGGACGAGGCGGACGCGGACGCGGACGCGGACTCGGACGGGGCCGCAGGGAGCACGCTGGGGGCCAGAGTGCAGGCCCTGACCGTGGAGGAGGACGACGACATCACCAGCCTCTTGAGCGGTTCCTCCCTGGGCAAGGCCAGCCGGGCCTCCAAGCCCCCGACGCTCATCGacgaagaggaagaggagaagctctatgaggcctggaagagggggcagggCCTAGGCACGGGCCAAGGCCCCCAGGGCGGGGACGGCAGGTGCTCAGCCTCGGCCGGCCAGGGTGGGGCGCAGCCGGAGGACGGGGATGCGGAGGACGAAGACGTGGAGAGGCTCATCCAGGAGTGGCAGAGCCGGAATGAGAGGTACCAAGCCCAGGGGCACCGGcggtgggggcgggaggaggaggaggaggaagaggagagcgaGGCCGGCTCCTCGGTGGGCAGAAGGCGGAGGCACACGCTGAGCGAGAGCAGCACTTTCGAGAGCCTGAGCAGCCGCGACGTGCGGATCTTGAAGCAGCAGCTGCAGAGGGGCCgccagagcccaggcccccgACGCCGCTCGGACTCGGTGTCCACCGACAGCACCTGGGACGTGTGGAACGAGCGACTGCAGGAGATCGAGCGGGAAGCTTCACGCAGCTACCACTGCCGGAGCAAGAGGGAGCAggtggaggcaggcagcagggcgCGAGAGGATGACGAGGAGAGCGTGTCCTCGGAGGCCAGCTCCTTCTATAACTTCTGCAGCAGGAACAAGGACAAGCTCACTGCCCTGGAAAGGTGGAAGATCAAGAGAATCCAGTTTGGATTTCACAAGAAAGACTCAGAGGCAGGAGACAGCAGCAGCGAGCAGGGAGCCGTGGACGCAGAGGGCGCGAGGAAGCCTGCGGATGTGAGCCTGTCGGCCTACCAGGCCTGGAAGCTGAAACATCAGAAGCAGGTGGGCAGCGAGAACAAGGAGGAGGTGCTAGAGCTCAGCAAGGGCGAGGACGCCGTCCTGGCTAAGAAGAGACAAAGGAGGCTGGAGCTGCTGGAGAGAAGCAGGCAGACGCTGGAGGAGAGCCAgtccctgggaggctgggaggcagagagctCAGCTGCCAGTGGGAGCATCCCCCTGTCTGCCTTCTGGTCGGCAGCCCCCTCTGTCAGCGCTGACGGGGACACAGCGTCAGTcctcagctcccagagcctccgcTCCCACCTGTCTCAGGCCTCCAACCCCACCACACCCCTGCCTACCCTGCCCGTGGGCCCCGGAGACACCATTTCCATTGCCAGTATCCAGAACTGGATCGCCAACGTGGTCAGCGAGACCCTCGCCCAGAAGCAAAATGAGATGCTGCTGTTGTCCCGCCCACCATCCGTGGCAAGCTTCAAGGCGGCAGCACCAGCGGCCAGCTGCCTGGGGGATGACCAAGTGTCCATGCTCAGCGGCCAGAGCAGCTCCTCCCTGGGGGCCTGCCTGCCgccccagagccaggccagacccAGCTCCGACACACAGTCAGTGCTGTCTTCCAGCACTGCGCTGGGCTCCAGGGCTGAAGGCACTGGGGGCAGAGTGAGGGGGACCAGTAAGCCCATCTACAGCCTCTTCGCTGACAACGTGGACCTGAAGGAGCTCGGccggaaggagagggagatgcagGCGCAGCTCAGTGAGAAGATGTCCGAGTACAAAGTGGAAAAGCTGGCCTCAGACAACAAGCGCAGCTCCCTTTTCAAGAAGAAGAAGGTCAAGGCCGAAGAGGACGACGTCCTGGGGGACAGGGATGAGGACACTGACAGTGCCATCGGGAGCTTCCGATACTCTTCCCGCAGCAACTCCCAAAAACCCGAGACAGACGCCTCCTCCTCGCTGGCTGTCTCTAACCACTATGAAAACAGCAGCAGAgctggcagagagatggacagcagCATCAGCAGGTGGCTCAGTGGCCTTGGGACAGAGGAGAAGTCCCCTCCCCAGAGCGACTGGTCTGGGAGCTCCCGGGGGAAGTACACCCGATCGTCCCTGTTCCGGGAGACGGAGTCCAAATCGTCCAGTTACAAGTTCTCCAAGTCCCAGTCCCAGGAGCAGGACACCACCTCCTACCACGAGGCGAACGGCAGCTCTGTGAGAAGCTCCTCGCgcttctctgcctcctccaccaAGGAGGGCAGAGAGACGCACAAGTTCTCCAGATCCACCTTCAGCGAGACCTCAAGCTCCCGAGAGGCGAGCCCAGAGCCCTACTTCTTCCGCAGAACCCCCGAGCCCCCTGAAGGGGCCGAGTCCCCGGAGCTGCCGcgccccagctgggccaggcccagggactGGGAAGACGTGGAAGAGTCCTCCAAGTCGGATTTCTCCGAATTTGGGGCTAAGCGGAAATTCACCCAGAGCTTCATGAGGTCTGacgaggagggagagaaggagaagacagaaaacagagaagaaGGGAGGTTTGCCTCCGGGCGGCGGTCCCAGTATCGGAGAAGCACggacagggaggaagaggaggaaatggaCGATgaggccatcattgctgcctggAGGCGGCGGCAGGAAGAAACCAGGACGAAgctgcagaggaggagagaggactgA